The nucleotide sequence agctcgatctcggaccgctcgaggctttgcttcaatacattgacctccgcagtgcggcagaggtcagcagcgcaacctgcattcccatattgacatatttatgttagactcatgcgtatatctttttttagatcctcagtccggtttttctttccgaacaccaaactgagcatcaggggctactgtctatgcggtaacatttttacatgttttaacatacatacctcaaagcctgttagaaggctggtacaggcttcggtcagcccgctcttggcggactgaaccttctgaatcaccgcactcataacagtgcggtgctcctcgtcgatggaggcgccgttgagcacctccagcaaattgtccggcgcctccggttggacggaggccgccggcgtcgtaggcttgcccttcttacgaaggcgccgcctgccggactttggaaccattgaaggtttcggagcagtgtccggcccagggccggacttagatcccactggggctttacccccttcgggcctggagttcgggaggtcgccttgcggcgcctccaggaccacctcctcctggtttagtcccttttgggactccacctcggcgtcgtccgtggggagaggggaggaggccgtcggaagtgaagcgctattcacatccaacGAATCCAGGGAGTCGCTCGACGattcgccgagctgagccttggcggactgcatgattgaattcggcgtcagaaggcaccatacaatagaggagcgccataagttattctggtatccggatacttacgattttgccaggggcttgaccctggatggccattcctccccgccgtcttcggcatcggaggcgtagtatggcagaagggtcctccccttcttggaccctccggcctccccagttggggcggccttccttttctttcctccccccgctggagggggagaggcttcttcttcttcctcctcctcgtcttcagaggcggagggcgcttcggggttgtcaggcgatgaatcagacaccaccaggcgtcgggaactctttcgagtccctgtggccttcttcttggccttcttctccggcaccacgtgaggtgccggaaccagcagcttcatcaagcgtgcgtctgctgggccttcgggcaaaggggccagacTGTTAAACTgttcggatgtcctcttccagtcctgtcaaaggagcaggagtttagatcctacatagagtcaaactatgaaaatcaagtgtcccgtgaaggactaaaagcaagcttacttcggtggcttggcgcttggcgcagaatccgtgatcctcggtgacgggaggggagacctcggagctcttgaatagcaccttccaggcatcctcgtgctttgtgtcgaagagccgggacaaagtctggtgctgggccgggtcgaactcccacaaattgaaggcccgtcgttgacacgggaggatccgggggaagagcatgacctggactacattgacaagcttaaccttcttgttcaccaggtctcggatgcaggtttggagtccggtcacctcttctggactaccccacgacaggcccgtctctttccaagatgtgagccatgtggggatgccagatcggaattcgggggccgctgcccatttggggtcacgcggcttggtgatatagaaccaccctgactgccaccctttgatggtctctacgaaggcgccctcgagccatgtaacgttggctattttgcccaccatggcacctccgcactccacttgacgGCCGcctacaaccttcggcttgacattgaaggtcttcagccataagccgaagtggggctggatgcggagaaagacctcacatacgacgatgaacgccgatatgttgaggatgaagttcggggccaaatcgtggaagtccaggccgtagtagaacatgagcccccggacgaatgggtgaagaggaaagcccagtccgcgaaggaaatgggggagaaatacgaccctctcatggggcccaggggtggggatgagttgcccctcatctggaagccggtgtgcgatgtcatcagacaagtatccggccttcctcaactttttgatgtgcccctccgtgatggtagaggccatccatctacctcccgctccggacatgattggagaaggttgaggtgggaagtgcggacttgggcgctggagctcgagtgcgcaggaatggataagcaaaggaggaagaaggcgtaaatggaaagagtggatccttatccccttatatgggcggccgaagctatgagcccccaccagcctaataaaactcgcttatctcccaagcgccgcggttaatggcgcggttgggttacccacgcccgtattgatgagaatcccggaataaggggacacaatctctgctttgacaagatgtgccaaggaaaccgcctcgctaaacgcgctgaggtggaacagtaaaacgattcgaataaaggcttggccgtggcatgatgccacgctgcggaatacgtcagcagattagatttgtgcagatattattctctctacggtggtatgtggaacttattttgcagagccggacactatccttgtgttcaacatcttctatgaaatattcggaggaggaacccgccttgcaatgccgaagacaatttgcgtgccggactcgtcgtcattgaagcctggttcaggggctactgagggagtcctggattaggaggtgtccggatggccggactatgacctttggccggactcccggactatgaagatacaagattgaagacttcgtcccgtgtccgggtaggactttccttggcgtggaaggcaagcttagcgattcgatatgaagatctcctcccattgtaaccgactctgtgtaaccctagccctctccggtgtctatataaaccggagagttttagtccgtaggacgaacaacaatcataccataggctagcttctagggtttagcctctctaatctcgtggtagatcaactcttgtactacccatatcatcaatattaatcaagtaggagtagggttttacctccatcgagagggtccgaacctaggtaaaaacatcgtgtcccttgtctcctgttaccatccgcctagacgcacagttcgggaccccctacccgagatccgccggttttgacaccgacagacgtcACCTTGCTGAACATGTGAAGGTCGCGAAGGTCCCGTGCATTCGGTACttaatcggttggatcgcgaagacgttcgactacatcaaccgcgttacttaacacttccactttcggtctacgagggtacgtggacacactctcccctctcgttgttatgcatcacctagatatatcttgcgtggtcgtaggatttttttgaaattaccgcgttctcGAACAACTTTAGCTAAGATGGCTGCCAGAGCATCGACAACCATGTTGAAGAGGAACGGTGAGAAAGGGTCGCCCTGGCGCACCCCACAAAATGTGGGGAAGGATGGGCCAACCTCCCCATTAATGTTCACCGTGGTCCGGCCTGAGGATACCATCTGCATCACTCGGGAGACCCACCTGTCGTTGAAGCCCTTACGCAGCAGGcattcccgaaggaagggccagctGACCGTGTCACACACCTTGTGGAAATCCAGTTTCTGGAAGACTGCCTTGAGGTGTTTGGAGTGAACCTCATGGAAAGCTTCATGGAAAACCAGAACTCCGTCAAGGATATAACGGCCCTGAATAAATGCCGACTAATCGGGGTCAGTGATCCTATCGGCAATGGGGGCCACCCTAATGGCGTACCCCTTCGCGAGGATGCAGAAGATGACATTAATCACCGTAATCGGCCGAAACTGGCGAATATCCGAGGCCCCAGTTACTTTGGGGATGAGGGTGATGATCCCAAAGTTTAGCCTGGTGAGGTCAATGGACCCTACAAAGAATTCCTCAAACAGGGCCACCACCTCCGGTTTTATCACCTCCTAGAAAGTCTGGAAGAACTTTACTGGGAGGCCATCTGGACCGGGGGCCGAAGAAGGGTTCATACCCTTAATAGCCGCCCACACTGCAGCCTCAAAGAACGGGGCCATAAGGGCCGCGTTGTCAGCCGGAGAGACACAGCTGTGGGCCGGCCAAATGTCTTGCACCAGGGTAAGACCTCCCCAAGGGGAGGCAGAGAATAGGTCTGTAGAAGCCGTCTACATGGGCCCGGATGTCCTCCTGTAGCTCGGTCCGGATGTACTCTATTAACTGGCGGCGGCGGCCGTCTTGGCCGaaaccgcggatgttccagaagagggaCTACATCACGCATccatcggggggctgcttgaccccaagacACGTGACGCGCTTTGAGCGCGGAGGGCTGCGGCATGTGAACGGGTACGGCCCTGGATCTCAACCGGATCGACCGCGACTGGTGGCTAGATGCGCATGGCAGCTTCGGAAGGAGTACCCGAGGCGGACAGCAGGCGTGCGCGGGTCTCGGCAAGACGCCCGTCGAGGATCTCCCGCGCACGAATTGCCTCAATCTGaactatcggggggggggggggtgacctcTCCCCGAAACACGATGGTCGAATTCGTAGCCACCTTCGCGAGGTGGCCAAGCGGAGCGGACTCAAGAGCAGAGAACGAACAAGTAGCGGGAGTAGCAGGGATGGACGGAGTATGTGGCTCAAGGTTCTGGGCTGCGGCCCGAAGCTCTGCCTGCTCGGGGATAGGCAGAGCTGGGCTACCCACCGGCCTGGATGCCTCGATCTGAGCACTACGACGGGAGGACATCACGGGGGACGAGGTCGATCTGCCCCTCCTGGAGTAGGCCGCGGTCTGAGGCGGGAGTGAAGGGGGGGGGGCACCAGAGTGGTCACCACAACCGACTCCCCACCTAGGGCAAGGCACAGGGAGCTCGGAGGTGGAGCTAGCGGAGACGCGTGCATGGCGATGACCAGGACCTGCGGGGTCGGAGTCGGGGTCCATCGGACCCAGGAGGGGGATCAGTCACCTCCTGGTCCGACAGGTCCGGAGCGGCGCGAGGCGTCGCGGGGGCGGGTCCCGGTCGCAACCCCACGCCCCGAGGGGAGCAAGAACCGCAGGCGAGAGCAGAGCAGGTCGTTCTTGAGCCTTCATGTCGTCCCTGCTTCGTCCCCGCGTTCCCCCGATGGTGCCATCTCCGGCGCCCCCACGACGCCTCCTATTGAGTCCGCcccgctcttgtttatattgatggggATGTATCAAAtacatagttgatctacctcgagatggtAAGATGTGTTCTAACTTTAGGGGTAGGTGAATGAGATTGCCTTGATGTTCCCTCTACGGGGCTAAACCCTTTGACTTATATACAAGCCAtgtagggtatctagggttacaaggtctTGGTTGAAACTGCAACGaacatttttttttttttttgaaaaaacaaaacTGCAACCGCAACGAATGACCCGTCTCAAGAGGTGGACAACCACATGGACCAGGTCCACAGTCCAGACTGGTCACAGCCCATTCTTTCAGCCGACGAAGCACACAAAAGTAGTCCATCGAACCAAACGAGtccgtcactgacatgtggacctgCGCAACAGCCTAGACGCACTGTCGTCCATCCTACGGAACAAACCAAGCTACTGTAGAATAACTCGAGCGGAAGGGCGCAGGCAAGAGAGGCAACCACCGCTTCAGCAGCAAACCCTTCCCGATTGTTGGAGAGCACGCCGAGATCTGCCCCCCATGGCTTCCGCGCCGACGCAGCCGCCCCTCCTCCCGGTCACCAACCCCACGGCCGCGGGCTCGGCGCCCgcctccggcggcggtggcggcctggACGCGCCGATCGCCACGCCGGCGTTCCGGCTCTTCATGAGCCGGATCTCCGAGTCGGCGCGGCGCTCGCTGTCCGACCGGCGCCCGTGGGCCGAGATGGTCGACCgctcggccttctcgcggccggacTCCCTCTCCGACGCCACCTCGCGCCTGCGCCGCAACCTCACCTACTTCCGCGTCAACTACACCGCCGTCGTCGCCTTCGCGCTGgccgcctcgctcctggcccaccccTTCTCGCTCCTCATCCTCCTGGGGGTCCTCGCCGCCTGGTGCTTCCTCTACATCTTCCGCGCCTCCGACCAGCCCGTCGCGCTCTTCGGCCGCACCTTCTCCGACCGCGAGACGCTGCTGGGGCTCGTCGTCGCCTCCATCGTGGCCTTCTTCTTCACCCCCGTCGCGTCGCTCATCATCTCCGGGATGCTCGTCGGCGGCGCCATCGTCGCCGCCCACGGCGCCTTCCGCATGCCAGAGGACCTCTTCCTGGACGACGCCGACGCGGCCAGCGGCAACAGCGCGGCCCAGGGGCTGCTGTCCTTCCTCGGGGCacccggatctagggtttgaggcGGCGGGCGACGAGATCTGGTAGGCTTCCTGGGCGCGACAAGTTCGTCTTAAACTGGAGTTACCCTGGATCTGATATTGCTTTAACTGTGCCCTGTATCTTCTCCAGTTCATCGTTCTGTAGTTACAGATCTATTGGTTTATTGTTGATCCTGATCGATGCGCCGACTTTTGCCTATATGCACCATTTTCTCTCGTGAGTTCCACGTTGCGATGGAAGTTTAGTGTTCAAGACTTGAGTACTTTTATATAAATGTATGATGTTTAACTATATCAGTGATGTAGATGGTATGTTCTCAGGGTAATGAAAGCAAAGTACTAGTACACTCCTTTGGTCCTTTTGTTGTTTGTGATACTTGATAGATGAATGTCGAGTATTTTCTGGCATTTGTTGTTATTTAATAGTTATTCTCTGAGAAATCAATGTTTACTGGTATAATGGTATTCCAATGCTGCCCTGAGGTAGTGTTTCAGTCAACAGATATTTGTGACGAACTTCATATTTTTGTAACTTGAGTCAATAGATATTTGTGACAAACTTCATATTTTTGTAAGTTGAGCTATGTTAATAGCCGACATTAGGAATATGATAATGTTGTGCTGCATCAGCATGCACTTGGCTTCATGTTATTTTGAGATTGATGGGTGGTAGTGCTATTTCTCTTGGATTAGACTAGAATCCTGCACTTTGCTTTCTTGGGTCTGCCCTTCTGTCTCAGGGCCCTTGATGAGGAATCACCTGTCACTTTTATTCTATGATTGCACATAGAAATTCAAGAACAGTCCAATTTTTTGTCAAGATATGGCAAAGCTTTTGAGGAGTATAAAATCCGTGCCAAGTCAGCTTTAAACTTTATCTGCGTTTTGATTAAGAATGCTGAATTCCTAGTTCTAAAGGTGTTGTGTCTTGCTTGTTGAACATGTACCTCGGAGTTTTCCTATAGCTAAGAATGTTTTTTTAGTGTATAAACTAAGAAGGCAGTACAGTGCCTGGTTTTGCATGCTGAGCAGTGAGTTTCAATCCTTCGGTGCTTCTGTTGTTTGTTATACTTGATAGATGAATCTTTGAGTATTTTCTGGCATTTGTTGTTAAATAATAGTTATTTCTATCAGAAATCAATTGTTACTGGTATAATGGTATTTCATTGCTGACCTGATCTAGTGTTTCAGTCAATAGATCTTTGTGACAAACTTTGTATTTTTGTAAGTTGAACTATGTTAATAGCTGACGCTAGGAATACCATAATGATGTGCTGTATCACAGTATCAGCATGAACATGGCTTCGTGTTATTTTAAGATCGATGTATGGTAGTGTTATTTCTCTTGGATTGGACTAGATAATTGTGAAGGTGTTGTGTCTTGCTTGTTGAACATGTATCTCGGAGCTTTCCTATAAGCTAAGGATGTTTGTTTTAGAGTGTACAAACTAAGAATGAGGCACAGTGCCTGTTTTGCATGCAGAGTAGTGAGTTTCTATGTTGCAAATCTTTgagcagttttttttttttgcccaTTCCTCTCTAGGCTCAGGAAGGGTTTATTTCTAATACAAATGCCGAGAATGGTTTTACTGTGAAAATAAAGTGTAGCTTGTTAGGGTTGGTCGTTCTTGACAAATCGTTTTGACAGCAGCATTGGCATACTCAGGTGCCCAATGAAGGTACTTTGCTCCTTTTCTTGACTGTAGAATGTGATCCATGTTGAGACCTCTCAACTCAAGCTTGCTTGGCATTAGAGCTGATCATACTGGAGAGCATGGAATGTGAAAGTGAAGTCCGAATAGCTGCAATCCTGAGGCTGCAGATATGCTTATCTGATACTCCATCTGCAACTTAATACTATAAGACaatttgtcaaaaaaaaaaaaaccccgACTTACATTAAGTTACAGAAGGAGCAGATATCATGTTTGATAATGTTTCTGGTTTGCTTTTGTGCTGGTTGCATACCAGCCCTCACCTGGTCAACGACCGCAGCGGCTAAATTAGTTGGTGTGTTTGTACTATATCTGTTTCTGTTTATACAGACTAGCCAGGATGAGCACGCCAACTACAGAATACAGATGCAATGATACTGAAAATTGTGCTCATTTGACGAATTCTATACCATTTGTGCCGCCTGCAACTTGCATATGTTTGGCAAAACAATCCAATCTCTATCTTGTCTACCTGAAGCAGAAAAGTCTCGACCCCTTTGTGTTTGATCGAGCTATGTCCCTATATCTCTCGTACCTTTGTTGGTAGGGAGTTCGATTTGATCGAACCACGTTATCTTATCTCTGTCTTTAGACTGGAGTTCAATCTTGGTAAAGGCTACTGGAGGATCGGTCTATCTTGTCGCACACAGAGAAACGCTATCGGGAATTCGCGATCAAGTAGTACCTTTGCGTGCGTGTCGGGGCTCGCACGTGATGCACGCACGCAGCACCGGAGCGGAGCGTCCCTCTCTGGTTCGCTTTTGTTGTTAATGTTCAAGGGGCCCAGGTGGCATTGACGGCCTCTTCCAGATAATCTAAGCTACTATTCGCAAAAAAAAATTCGATAATAATCCGAGCTGCCCCCTGGGTTACGCTTACGCAATACGCATACCCGCGGCGGAACACGCACGCGACACCACCACCCAGCTCGGGGCTCCGGACTCCTTCCGCTCCTCCACTGCCCCGATCGATTCCTCTCGTCGCTCTCAGATCTCCCCATCATCGCGTCCAGCCCTCGCCCCCTAAATCCCCCAAACCCAAACCCTACCCCACCTCCCCACGCAGCCATCATGATGGCCGCCGAGCCCTCGTCGCCGTCCGCCACCGCCTCCGCGGCCGCCGACGACCTCGAGACCCTCGCCCTCGACTCCTCCCactcctcgcccgccgccgccaccgacccgctCCTCcgcccgccctcctcctcctccaacggcGCCGCTGCCACCCGCCACGAGCCCTTCGTCATCGACGACTtcctcgacgacgacgaagacgaggaggacgacgaccacgcgcccccgcctctccccgccgcccgcgcgccggccgccgccgccgcgaacgGCGAGGCGGGCCCCGAGTTCTCCCGGATCACCGTCTCCGACCCGAAGAAGCACGCGGAGCCTGTCTCCGGGGCCGCCGGCGTTATCCCCGGCTCCGGGAGCTACTTCTCCTACCTCGTCACCACGCGCCTCGCCGACGGCGCCGCCGAGGTCCGCGTGCGCCGCCGATTCCGCGACGTCGTCGCCCTGGCCGACCGCCTCGCCGCGGCCCACCGCGGCCTCTTCGTGCCCGCCCGCCCCGACAAGAGCCTCGTCGAGGGCCAGGTCATGCAGCGCCACGACTTCGTCAGCCAGCGCTGCACCGCGCTCCAGCGCTACCTCCGCCGGCTCGCCGCGCACCCCGTCGTTGGGCGCAGCCCTGACCTCCGCACGTTCCTTACCGAGCCGGGCGCCATCGCCGCCTTCCAAGGCGAGGCGCCACGGCACTGGACCACCACGGTGAATGCCGCCATCCCGACCGTCCCGGCCAAAGCTGGGAGAGACTTGTTTGGGATGTTTAAGGATTTGAAGCAGACCGTCGTCAATGGGTTGGTGGCGACGAAGCCACCGCCTGTGGAGGAGGAGACTGATACAGAATTCCTGTCGCACAAGTCCAGGCTCGAGGACTTGCAGCAGCAGCTCACCACGACGTCTCAGCAGGTGGGTGTGCCACCATCATCTCCCTTGCTTCCCAGACATAGTATCATTATTATCGTGCATAGACAATCTTCACTATAACAAGTTAGGCTGTATAGCAAAGTTCAAAAGTAGATCAGCCAGTCTCATATAACTTAAGTAACATCAATCTTATAGGAAGCTGTTACTTGCTTCATACTTTCATCACCTAGGGAAAATCTAATTGCCAAACGGTCTTAGTGCATGACCATCTGAGCGCCATTGATGGGAGGATGAATGAATATCAAGAgatgaagggggagggggagggagaagggGAAGGAGCAGGAAGAGGGAGTGGGGCCTGACCTCAACTCTGACCACCACCGCAGACGGGAATACGTCGCCCTGTGTTTATTTCTTATGCGTGGCAGCACAATTAGCACTTTATATAAATTTATGTACTGTTTAGAATTATTTAACTCATGTTCGTAAGATGGTTTCTTTCAATTCCTCAAGCTAATTAGCTAAACAGTGGTTCAAATTTCACAACAATTTTTCGTGGTGGTTATGATCCCTGGCTATTTCAGCCTTTTTAGATCAAACCCAGGCTATTTTAACTTTTTTTAGATCAAACCCTGGCTATTTTAACTATTATATCGGCATTTGATAGTTTTAGGTTTTGCCAACATATGTAGTCATAGCAGAAAATTCTGACACTGATTCATGGGCGATCATGTGATCTGTTGGAAAGTTCTGAGCTCGGTCGGTTCAGTTCATCTTTAAATATTTAATAAGGCATTTGTGTGCAGAGGGCTGCAAATCTTCTGGTTCCTCTTGTTCTGAGTCATTTCAGCTCGCGCCTTTACTTATTTTGATTGATATAGGAACCGGCTGCAGCCAACAAAGAACAAACATGAACATACTTTCAGTGGCCAAATAAAATTTCTATATGGACCATCTTACCTTCATTTTTCTAATGAATGACTAGGTTACTCTGATCTAGATGGTACTTATCTAATTCTCTGGTTTGCGAAAGAATGAAAACTTAGTTTACTTTTCCGTGAAGTTGACAAATTGGCCCATCGGAAGCAGTGTTACTAGACCCGGCCTTTGCCACCGACCTGGTTAAGGCCTCTTGGGGCCACTGGTCAGACCACATATTTTTGCTTATGTATAAAATGGTATGTGAACATACATGCATGATGTTTTATCAGAGAAGTAGCAACATATGGTATTCACCTTATATGTTTGAGGAATTTATGACATATAGTAGATAGCATGACATATTGAATAGTTGCCTCCAAAATAGTGCAATGTGAAGTTTTCTTGGTAAATAGATACAAATGTGCTCCATTCCACTTTCTGGACTTCCTTTTTTGTTATCTGCAGAATGAGTCTTGAAACGCCTATTCTGTTCTTGTGCACTCACAGTTTTCATGAAACTTTTGGAATGGTATGTTCTGGTTCAGGAAACTACTATTGTTATCTTCTAATTTTGCAT is from Triticum aestivum cultivar Chinese Spring chromosome 1B, IWGSC CS RefSeq v2.1, whole genome shotgun sequence and encodes:
- the LOC123136843 gene encoding PRA1 family protein B2: MASAPTQPPLLPVTNPTAAGSAPASGGGGGLDAPIATPAFRLFMSRISESARRSLSDRRPWAEMVDRSAFSRPDSLSDATSRLRRNLTYFRVNYTAVVAFALAASLLAHPFSLLILLGVLAAWCFLYIFRASDQPVALFGRTFSDRETLLGLVVASIVAFFFTPVASLIISGMLVGGAIVAAHGAFRMPEDLFLDDADAASGNSAAQGLLSFLGAPGSRV
- the LOC123136834 gene encoding sorting nexin 2B, coding for MMAAEPSSPSATASAAADDLETLALDSSHSSPAAATDPLLRPPSSSSNGAAATRHEPFVIDDFLDDDEDEEDDDHAPPPLPAARAPAAAAANGEAGPEFSRITVSDPKKHAEPVSGAAGVIPGSGSYFSYLVTTRLADGAAEVRVRRRFRDVVALADRLAAAHRGLFVPARPDKSLVEGQVMQRHDFVSQRCTALQRYLRRLAAHPVVGRSPDLRTFLTEPGAIAAFQGEAPRHWTTTVNAAIPTVPAKAGRDLFGMFKDLKQTVVNGLVATKPPPVEEETDTEFLSHKSRLEDLQQQLTTTSQQAESLVKAQDDLRTTTAHLGMTLIKLAKFEREQATCNSERRRAGVIQHFANSVVKFSRSQAKLNSEVVQQLDTIHEYLEMMISVNHAFTDRSNALQHVQSLSADLFFLHTRAGRLESVSSRGIGQEWTRYQKIEGLKETISTREGVKNQVLREYESIKENNMTEIKRFDKDRRRDLIEMLKGFVINQVSYSDHFANMWGKVAEETRVYANRSN